In Mesoplodon densirostris isolate mMesDen1 chromosome 5, mMesDen1 primary haplotype, whole genome shotgun sequence, a single window of DNA contains:
- the LOC132491286 gene encoding SIN3-HDAC complex-associated factor-like, with protein sequence MFGFHKPKMYRSIEGCCICRAKSSSSRFTDSKRYEKDFQSCFGLHETRSGDICNACVLLVKRWKKLPAGSKKNWNHVVDARAGPSLKTTLKPKKVKTLSGNRIKSNQISKLQKEFKRHNSDAHSTTSSASPAQSPCYSNQSDDGADTEMASGSNRTPVFSFLDLTYWKRQKICCGIIYKGRFGEVLIDTHLFKPCCSNKKAAAEKPEVQGPEPLPISTQEW encoded by the coding sequence ATGTTTGGTTTTCACAAGCCAAAGATGTACCGAAGTATAGAGGGCTGCTGTATTTGCAGAGCTAAATCCTCCAGTTCTCGATTCACTGACAGTAAACGCTATGAAAAGGACTTCCAGAGCTGTTTTGGGTTACATGAGACTCGTTCAGGAGACATCTGTAATGCCTGTGTCCTGCTTGTGAAAAGATGGAAGAAATTGCCAGCAGGATcaaaaaaaaactggaatcatGTGGTAGATGCAAGGGCAGGACCCAGTCTAAAGACTACCCTGAAACCAAAGAAAGTGAAAACTCTATCTGGAAACAGGATAAAAAGCAACCAGATCAGTAAACTGCAGAAGGAATTTAAACGTCACAATTCTGATGCTCACAGTACCACCTCAAGTGCCTCTCCAGCTCAATCTCCTTGTTATAGTAACCAGTCAGATGATGGCGCAGATACAGAGATGGCTTCTGGCTCTAACAGAACGCCagtgttttcctttttagatCTCACATActggaaaagacagaaaatatgcTGTGGCATTATCTATAAAGGCCGTTTTGGGGAAGTCCTCATCGACACACATCTATTCAAGCCTTGCTGCAGCAATAAGAAAGCAGCTGCTGAGAAGCCGGAGGTGCAGGGGCCAGAGCCTCTGCCCATCTCCACTCAGGAGTGGTGA